The genomic window TAAAGCCCcgttttaaaatataaattcgCCTTCACTTCacgttttttttggggggggggggttaaataaataaaactaaaatgacCCGGTATTAGAGAGGAGTTTCCTATGTATGATGTCTGTGTAGCAGACAAAGATAATGTTCCAAAAGTTCTTATTAAGACACCCGCCGTTAACGCATCATCGTCATACCACACCAACTTAGACCAAACAAGGCTGTAAGCTGGCACCGTTCAACGAGTTTTACGGGGCTCATATGAGAGGACAACTTTTAGGTGTAATGCCCTGCAGTCCGTGAAGGCAGCGTTGGATTCATGGCCGTTTGGTAAATCTGAGGACTTTCTGACTTTTTCCCACTGAGCTGTGAGATGTGTAGGCTACTGAATAAAGCATGTAGGCATGTATCAGATATGATGGAGCTTGTTTAAAAGTGCAACTTGTACCGCTGGCAATtatcaacacacaacacagtgaaAGTGGGATTAATCAATTAAGCTACTTAAGTGTATGCACATTATAAATGAATAAGCGAAACTTTAATTTCACTCAGTGCAGATACCAGAGAGCCTCTAAAGGACCCCTCACACCACACTTGTTTAGTAGGCCTATTGTGTGTTCATAGGCttgtaaaatattgtaaaatatcaTCTCTCAAACGTATCACAAAGCATATTTTCTACAGAACAACAGAGATAGCTCATTACGTCACAACAtaatattttaacaacaaatcACTCGACTCTGCATGTACGGCGCGTTTTAGATCAATTATTTGGTTTTACTGCCTCGTTTAGTTTGGTTGGTTCATTTCTCCCCTTGGTGCAGTTCGTTTTCGCACTCGGTtgcagaccaaaacaaccagACCGAGACCTTGTTGAAGAGGTGGTCTCGGTCCGGTTTGTTAGGTCGGATCACGTTCATAGCACAAACGAACCGTACGATACGGTTCGTTGAACGTGATCCATTGAAACATTGCGTTTTTTAAACCAGCTCCCGTGGCCAGCTGCGCTGTTCATTATGTGTGTGCTCAAGATGTGCTCAGTGTGTGTCCCACAGAATGACAGTGTGCCCGTGATGGAGGGGTGGGGTcggttagagagagagagagcgagagagagagagagcgtgtttgtgttggttactgtacactggtgtgtgtgtgtgtgtgtgtgtgtgtgtgtgtgtgtgtgtgtgtgtgtgtgtgtgtgtgtgtgtgaaactgtaGCGGAGCAGCATTGTTCTCTAGATGTTGCCATGAAGTGCACATGTGCCGGTCTGCTGGTATATTATGACTTGGTATATGACCCAAACAATTATGAAGAAAAGCCAATTCTGCCAGTGGGAACTTTTCCCAACTTATATCCATGATTTTggaatttataatttataattttagtaataatcaataataatcaaatgctgaagcctcatataagcttcagatgaacttttaaatgatttttgcacaaaattactgtgtggacacattgtggattttggcccccatcacttacattgaaagcacatttaaaggggatcttttaatagccagtatgaacaggaggaatgattacagtgagcctctttcactgctcatatggacacctgactgttgttttaagacacacttgaattatcatcactgtcatcatcagTCACTTACCTTTTTCAGATGTGAGACAGGTGGTCGTGTTTGAAAGTTGACTAGCACTGCTTTGTCAGAGCTAGAGAAGAAAACTACAGGCCAGTGCTGCTGACCTCAGTCCAAGGGGCATATattgggaggaggaggaagctgcAGATCAGGGGGCACAATGATGCTTGGTATGTAGATGTAGCGTGGTCTAAAATGGTAGCCATGCTCTTGCTTTGAAAAAGTTTTACAATGTTGAATATATAGTCATCTGAAACAGCCTGTGCACTTTACTGAGTCTTGATCTCAATTAATATGAAAGAACTGCAGTTGTGTCGTTGCCGTGTTAAACAAATGGTTTATGTTACATTTAAATCACTAATGTTTAGGGAATGTTGAGTTCAACACTTCATTCTTGGAGGTTTTGTGGggttaaaactgcattttaaataGTTCCCACCCGGCTAGAAGATCgattctttttaatttaattatcaaatacagtataatgatTCTGTGCACACGAACGCAGGGAGGGGATCAGGAAAtgggaaaaacagaagagggaGATAGAGAATGTTAGAGATGAAGAGCAGAatgaacagagaggaagagaaactgATGGGGAGAGAGATGAAGACGGAGAGACACATGACCCAATGCTGGACCCATTGTATGTTTGTTCTCTGTTCATATCAAATTACCATTTCACAATAACAGTTTTTTAGTTATTATCTTGTGTGGTCATTTACCTGCAGAAGTAGTAGgctatgtatttttatttgggGACCCTGAACCAACACACTCCCAAAACTTCTTGCCACCCCatgaaatattttcttgattcgCCACTGTTCTCAGATGTGCACATTTTAAAGTGAGATTTAAACAGAcctctggtgtcaaactctgcacatacatcattgtgcacagtgaagctcaaacattcaagtaAGGTAACAACaagtcaaacacatttttgagtggaggggggacTTTGGACATATCATTAATCCATCTGTTTAGCAGGgtaatatgaaacatttggtCACATTTACTGTGGTTGAAAATGTTCTCTATGTTATTGGGAAATGTTGCTTATCTTGTCAGTTTGTTGGTTGCACCCattttgaatgaataaaattgGTTCAAAATTGGTAAAGCCAAATTTCACGctgtgttttgcattttcaaCCCTTAAAATCAAGTCTAAACTCAGTACTTCACTCACTAACTGTAGTGGCTTCCCTGTTTCGCTGTGGTTGATTCAAATAAATGTCAGGCTaacaaacaatatttacaaCCTCTATGTTGTAAATACATTGACATATGTGTGGGGGTTTTTTGTAATTATCTctacaactgttggatggattgctatgacatttggtacagacattctcCTCTGGatgaagtgaaataaatacatgtaaaaaaaaattaaaaaaaacaacaattttcaTAATCCATTAACCTTCAGGTGCAAAATTTGGTTTATGTCTTAAGACATTTCCATtagcttcagctgtactttgtgttttttgctaaTGTGCTtgagttagcatgctaacacactaaactaagatggtgaacatggtaaacaatatatctgctaaacatcagcatgttagcattgtcatggttagcatgttagcacgcTGGCACCACCCTGCCAAagtagcctcacagagctgtttgcATGGCTATATACTCTTTAAAGTGTAAACAAGcttaaacagatttttaaaaacttaaatattgcataaactgtttcattttatttatcctTTTTATCCTTCCTGTAGTCAGACATTACAGGGTAAGGACTTATGGTACAATATCTGCTGCATCTCATACTTGTGAAAATTACACATCGATGAGGTGGCAGTGAAATGTTCTCCTGCTGAGATTTTGAATCATATTAAACATAATTATAATGATGAGCTTTGAGGTGAGGATATGCCAAGAGGACATGCACAAATGAAGACAAGGTGTTGACTTCGATCTTGCAAACAATACAGTGAATTGTGTAAAGGTATtcacacacaatgaaaatgtgagaaaaaactTGTTCATGACTATAGATGAATGAGGCAAAATTTTACCAGCAACTAATGAACTATGCGCTGactaaaaccatttaaaaatctgtgactaATGCTAAAAAATCATCTGAAAATCCCTGTCAAAATGACTGAATGgtgtaaaacaaaaccaactCTAACATCTGAGATTAAAAAGGCAACAGTCTGAACTGGTGCCTGAGCTTGTAACACGTTTCCTCATTGCTCTGAGGCATGATTCATGCTTTACATCCTATAGTCCCAACGGAGCAGCTTCTCTGAAATGACTCAGCAACTAAATGCATCTTATTTCAGAAAAGGATGCAAATTTGTTCCAGATGACCTAACAGGTAGAGGTTTTACATCTTAAAAGAATGTTGGAGATGTATCTTCGGGGTAAGCAATTAATGATTTATAGACATGCAGAAAGTTTTTGAAATTGATTCGGTGATGCAGTGGAAGCCTGTGCAAGGTGTTCTGAATATGCTGCAGTTTTGTTAAGGATAGAGATCAATGCTGTTACTACTGATAAAGAcatgtatatgttttttttctgctttagaTATACGTTCTGCTAAACCTGTTATATTTTTAAGAGGGTAGAAATATTAAATGTGAAGTGTTTTCATAATTGatgcatatttttgttttaagctgAGCATTTGTATGCACACAGAGATGCATGCTGTAGACTGCATTAATGCTGTAATGCTTACAAGAATTTGTGAGTATGTTGTCTGATAGTACATATAAGCTATCCATTATTGCTGCtgctttactttactttacttctCATGGTTGTGTGTGAGTATTCACTTAATGAAATAAAGTTGTGTGATAAAATGTAGTACCTTAACCCTAAACTGCCCAGTCCAGAGACTTCATAGGCAAACCCATAACCATCTAGTACACTTCAGTAAAGGTCATTATCAATAGTGGTGTTACAATTGCATCTGTCTAACTACCTGCTGTTGTTTGAACATCAGCTGATAGGGACCCAGCCACCTTCTGTGCCACCTGCACGTCATTTAGATGGGGTTCCTTGCTCTTGCTGGTATGCAACATGGGGCACACCAGCACAGTAAAGAGCAGTGCACGCACTGACAACACGTGTGGGAGTCTAAGGCTTTCAGCTCAGTATATTTGTGTTCTTGAATTATGCATTTCTATGGTTCCCTACCCACACACAGAGCTGGAAGCCCCATTCTCCCTTTTACCCCTTTATCTTTAGCACACCAAACCAAAACTGGAACcactttctaccaaagaaatagcTCCTATATGAAAACCCTTTGATcgtgtgttctgtggattatcagACTATATGGGGATgctgtttctggaaagacattttgctgatatatattttttcaaatctgtGAGCGTCACAATATAATAAGCATAAGATTTCATTCACCTCATTCACTTTCTCACCTTAGGAGAAAAAGTGAAggatttttactttaactttcatTTTGGTCCAAATTTATACTTTCAGCACTTCTAAGAATCAGACTTAATAATGTTCTAAAGAGCCAACtaaggaataaaaaaatgagGGGAACTTATAATGGCctgtatgaacaagaggaatgattatggcaagaaaaacctatttcaatgttcatttgggctttaaagtattttctcttgtaaaatCGAAGAGTACTGTTTGAAAGCACTTATGATAAAGCATAAATTTGTTGCTTGTCCGAGTTTGTTTCAACGCTATGGTGAGATTTATAGTTTATTGGAAGTGTTTCAAACTGTACGTTTCGGtttttcaagacaaaaaaacaggatgaggACTGACTGGTTGGTTGGGCAAATGTACAACCCCATTTCCgttaatattaaataaaaacgAAGACATACGCAAATATTTTAGAACTACCTACCATAACACAGAGAATGACATATCTGGTTTGTTAAATTTCACTTTCAGCTATTTACAGGTGCAACACCGATCTAGTTTTGATAGACTAGAGTTAGTGTCAGTGTCTATGAAATATTATTCCTTGTTCCTTAATTTCAGCATTTCTGTCATTACAACACCCAAACGCAGCAAAAAAGTATGGCATTTTTACTCGACGTTTGCAGTATTTTGAACAGGCATGACACAGTCACCCACTTTCTCATATCGCTTCCGCCGTTTCCTGTCCCCGAGCGTCCTCAAATCACCATCGCAACCACAGCCCCATGTACGCGGATGTCACCAATTCAAACACCGGTTAAACCGAAACAACTCCCACAAAGCGGATGTAGTATCTACGTATTCATGTGTTTACAGAGGAAGCTGCTAAATGAACATGGCAGAAAGGGAAGTGGACGCTAGCCGTGATGCTAGTGAGTCAACACATATAAATGATCATTCAGGCGGTTCAGTGTCGCCGGAATCTCCTGAAGATGAAGGCTCGGACAGCCCCGCACCAACGTACACTCAGGACCTCCGAAGCGTCCTGGTCACCAGCGTTTTAAACCTGGAGAAGCTCGACGTAGACTTGTACAGGTAGCTGGCTGAAGTCTATCACTTTACTTTGGCTTAATAATGGTGACAGTTCATGAATTAATTCCCTCAGGTCAGatgctgtaaatgttttgttcatctttttgCACAGGTGCTTTTCGAGGGCTAAGTTAAATGTTATTGGAAATATTTGTGTCAGTTAGGTAGCTTGCTATTTTTGgttcaacaaaataaaattaaaaattaatagaaATGAACAAGGCCTTTAAATGTGTGCTtgaattatataaaataagGCCAGACTCATAAATTAAAGCTATTGTTAAATTGGCAGCACCTACAAACTGTTTTAGCATATTGTCACACAAGTTTTTGCAAGGAGAAAATGGTAAATTTCTTCTATGAAGTCCACCAAATGATTCACTGTCCTGCTGCTTTGTCCATTACCAGTGGTGGCAAGTAAGAACATTTACACAACTATACATATTTTCAGGCACTGAACTAGATTATTTCCACTTTATACCAACTAACAGTACTGGCATCTgcacatatttttgtaaacaatctgTTAATAGCAACAAGACTTTTCATATCAGTGCATCCCTCACTATTTTGTCTATTTGACTGctgcatgtatgcaaatgatatactgttgtgtgtatgtttgcaaattatgtacaataattcattgtgcAAACAGCAGCGATTTGCATCTGACACATCTAGGCTGGCAAAGTGGTACTCAAAAAATGTGTCCAAGGTTGGCAGGTCTGTaattacctgaaaataagaattttcgtgttttcatttcattattgtgTTATCATTTATcttagaatgagctctttatatctacatagggagcggctcctcttccacggagcccgccatgttgcaccgccatgtttctacagtaacccAGGAccgacaaaccaaacactggtacTAGAGAGGGCTGTAcatgttttttgcaagtttcgcgcccaccgtaggttctcctacacgcttggaaggggagggggaagggtattcagttggttgcaatatGCAGCCTCAccgctagataccactaaatcctGCTGTACAAGCCCCAACATCTACACACTGGTCCCTGAAGCGACAGTAGTTCCCTATATTCCTTAGTTGAAATATGTTCCAAAGCGTATCCTAATGTGGAGAGGGGTTGTCAACTGGTCTTAACTGGCCTTGAAGCTATTAACTCGTAATGTGACTACACTGTAAGAGATGCAGGACAAAATCCAAAGCCTTCCTTGTATGCAAAATTGCAttccaaagttcagctgaagctagcattagctgctaCACTGGACATTTGTGAAGCCCATAATCTTCAGTTTTTGTGCACTGCCACTTATACAAATGATGGTAAGAGAATATCAAAAACACTTGTCATAACATCAGTGCCATTAACTActgtctcaaaaaaaaaacaactcccaTATTCACTTCATAAAGCTAGACTCCATTGTATGGCTGCAGTATTTGATAGCATTAAATTGGGTGCAGGGGAATCCAATAAACTCAAACACGCTGACCCTCACTGTCAAAGCTACATGAGCATCATCTAGTGAGACTGCATTACATGTATTTCAGTTGTGTCTCTATGTTTCTCCAGAGGGACTCACCACTGGGTGCCCCGCAGTCAGCGTTTGTTTGGGGGTCAAATAGTCGGCCAGGCCCTGGTGGCTGCAGCCAAATCTGTCGACGATAATCTCTATGCACACTCTCTCCACTGCTACTTTGTACGAGCAGGTAAGATGAAGCATGATTTACAGTGTTGGCCAGAGCTAGTGCAacccaaatattaaaaatgaaactcatTGTTATTGCAATGTAATGATCTTTGTTTGAAGTAATGGAACTAGAGAAAAACAGTAGTTACAGTTATGGTGACCCTTGTGGTTTTTCTTACAGTTAGCTTTATCAGCTTTTGTGAACTGCATCATGAATAccgaaaaaaaaatctcagttgAAAGAGgaatacacaaatacagacactaTAAACAGTCCATCATCTACCATAATTGGCCAAAGAGTGTCCCAGTTGCTGTTTGCCCACagctgtcttttgtttttattatttttcaggGGATCCTAAGGTTCCAGTGCTGTACCAGGTGGACCGCACAAGAGATGGTCGCAGTTTCACGGTACGCTCTGTGAAGGCCATCCAGCATGGAAAACCTATACTGATCTGCCAAGCGTCCTTCCACATGCTGCAGCCAAGTCCCCTGCAGCACCAGTTCACCATGCCAGTGGTGCCTCAGCCTGAAGACCTCCTCACTGTAGAACAGCTTATCCAGCTTTATCTCAGGTACAAAAGTACTAACACAACAAGGTATTTGTGTGCTTTGTATACTTAGTGGGTTAGATTAAAGGTTAATACATTGGGGTAACACAAAAAGAAAGGACCATTACAGAATTTGAAAGTGATTTTGATATTGTTTGTCAGTTCACCTCCATCacacaaataacattttcacaGTTGCCTCTGAGATTCAAATCATGCTTGggtagttttggttttatctgcaggtgtttttttttttttagatatcc from Thunnus maccoyii chromosome 3, fThuMac1.1, whole genome shotgun sequence includes these protein-coding regions:
- the acot8 gene encoding acyl-coenzyme A thioesterase 8 → MNMAEREVDASRDASESTHINDHSGGSVSPESPEDEGSDSPAPTYTQDLRSVLVTSVLNLEKLDVDLYRGTHHWVPRSQRLFGGQIVGQALVAAAKSVDDNLYAHSLHCYFVRAGDPKVPVLYQVDRTRDGRSFTVRSVKAIQHGKPILICQASFHMLQPSPLQHQFTMPVVPQPEDLLTVEQLIQLYLSKPDVEENAKHGLNKLLANEVPIEIKPVNPEQLYRPAATEPKKLFWVRARGYIGEGNMKLHCCVAAYVSDFAFLGTALLPFPNYKAQFTASLDHAMWFHSTFRSDEWMLYECESPWAGSSRGLVQGRLWRRDGVLAASCSQEGVLRVKPVPEPSKL